Genomic segment of Gemmatimonadota bacterium:
GAAGGCGTCGCGAGCCCGGTTGACCACCTCGTTGAACGAGTCGACCGCTCCGCGCGCCTGCTGGCTGTAGTAGCCGGCGGCGTCAACGTAATCGTCGGAGAGTGGCGGTGTCGATGCGTCGGACCGGCGCCGATAGTCGCCCCCGAGGATCCGGTCGTACTCGCCGCTCTTCACCCATCGCTGGATCTCGGCAGCCCGGACCGTCCCGAACGGGTGGGTGCGGAACGCCGTGTTGATGATCTGCCAGACCTTGTCCGCGAAGTCGGAGGAGCCCTCGTACTGCTCCGCCTGCTCGATGAAAGCGTCGATCGAGATCTTGTCCCCCCACTCGGCGCCCCCGGCCATCTTGAGGAAGGTCCCCATGTTGGTCCGGACGTTCTGCGTGACGAGCAGCCCGGCACGGTCGGCGGAGAGCTCGGCCTTGCGATACCACTCCATCAGGGCCAGCTGGAAGGGCAGCAGGGCCATCCCGGCGAGGAAGGGGAGGTTCTGGATCCCGACCGTCAGGATGATGATCGCGATCGTCGTGTAGGTGGTGTGGCCACTCATGATGTGGCCGAGTTCGTGACCGAGGATGTCGCGCTGTTCCTCCTCGTCCAGGAGTTCCATCAGGCCCGAGTTCATCACGATGAACGGCTTGTCGAACCCGACCGCCGCTGCGTTCACGAGGGGGGTCTGCGTGACATACAGTTCGGGAACGGTCTTCCAGTCCAGCGTCTCGAGGACCTCCTGGTACTGGGCCCAGAGCCGGGGCCGCTGGTTCGGTCCGACGCGCACCGCATTGGCCAGGAACATCTGTCGGACGCCACGCTCGCCAAAGAAGGCCGCGACCTTGCGGACTACCTGGTCAAAGCCCGGAATCGACCGCAGGGTGTTGAGGGCAGCCCGATCGGCCGGGTGCTCCCAGGCCGTCGAACTGATGTCGGTGAGGATCAGGCGAGCAGGCATGGATGGGATAGGGTGGGTAGGGTTTCCGTGTGCCTGGCGGCAAGCGGTGCCCCCGACCTGTGGGCAGAAGGGCGGGCCAGCCTCCCGACGTACGAGGGGAGGCTGGCCGCAGTGTCATGCGAGTGCCTGGTCCAGGTCTTTCAGGAGGTCGGCCTGGTCCTCCACTCCGACAGAGAGCCGGATCAGGCCGTCGGTGATCCCGATCATTGCACGCCGTTCGACCGGGACAGAGGCGTGCGTCATCGAGGCCGGGTGGTTGACCAGACTCTCCACGCCACCCAGCGACTCCGCGATGGTGAAGACCTTGAGACGGTTCATCACCGTCCGGGCGCTCTCCTTCGAGCCCATTTCGAACGAGATCATCGCGCCAAAGCCGGACATCTGCCGCTTGGCGAGTTCGTGCTGGGGATGTGAGGGCAACCCCGGGTAGAACACTCGGGAGTCGCCGAGCCGGTCCGCGAGGAAGGCAGCGATGGCCCGTCCGTTGGCATCATGGGCGGCCATGCGAAGGTGCAGCGTCTTCGTGCCACGCAGCACGAGCCACGCATCGAACGGGCCGGGCACGGCCCCGGCGCTGTTCAGGATGAACTGGAGTCGAGCGCCGAGGTCGTCATCGCGGACGATGGCGGCGCCTCCGATCATGTCGCTGTGCCCGTTCAGGTATTTCGTCGTGGAGTGAAAGACGATATCGGCCCCTTGCTCGAGTGGGCGCTGGAAGACCGGGGTGGCGAAGGTATTGTCGACGATCAGCAGGGCGCCGTGGCTGTGTGCGATGGCCGCGACGGCTGCGATGTCCGTGAGGTGCATCAGCGGGTTCGTGGGCGTTTCGACGACAATCGCCTTCACGTCCGGCCCCATCGCGTCCGCGACCTGCCCGGGGTCTCGGGTGTCGACATAGCTAAACCGCAGGCCGTAGTTGACGAGAATTCGATCAAAGAGGCGCGGTGTGCCTCCATACAGGTTGTCGGCACAGACGATCCGATCCCCTGATTTGAACAGCTTCATGATCGAGTCCATGCACCCCATCCCACTGCCGAAGGCGAAGCCATGGACGCCGTTCTCCAGCGAGGCGAGGTTTCGCTCGAGCGCCTCACGCGTGGGGTTCTTCCCCCGTGCGTATTCGTAGCCTTTATGCTGGTTGAGCGCTTCTTGTGCGTAGGTAGACGTCTGGTAGATGGGCGTCATGATCGCGCCCGACACCGGGTCGGGGCGCTGGCCGGCGTGGATGGCGCGGGTGCCAAAGCCGTAGGCGAGATCGTCGTCGAAGATCCGGGACATGCGGGGCTGGTCCGGGGAGGGAGGGGCGTAAGTGCAAGATAACCCGAGCGGCGGGAGGCGGTCGCCATCACCGGCGAGCGAGACGAATGATCCACGGACCTGAGCATGACCACCAGCCACCGGCCTTGCGCTGTCTCGTGGTGGACGATGAGCCAAACCTTCGCCGCGTCCTCATGCGGGTCATGCAGGCCGATGGGTTCGCCTGCGACGAGGCCTCCTCGGGGGTAGAAGCGCTCGCCAGCCTGGCGCGCCGTCCGGTCACCCTCCTGCTGTCGGACCTGCACATGCCGGAAATGGACGGGATCGGGCTCCTGCGTGAGGTGCGGGGGCGCTATCCCGACGTTGCGGTGGTCATGATCACGGCGGTGGCCGACGTCGCGACCGCCGTGAGTTGCCTCGGTGCAGGGGCGATGGACTACCTCACGAAGCCGTTCCACATCGAGGAGGTCCGCGCGCGCGTCCGCCAGGCGCTCGACAAACGACGTCTGGTGCTCGAGAATCGCGACTATCAGGAGCGCCTCGAGGAACGCGTGGCGATGCAATCCCATCGACTGGAACAGCTCTTCCTCGCCAGCATCCAGTCGCTCGCCGACGCGCTCGAAGTTAAGGACACCTACACGCACGGTCACTCCGTGCGGGTCTCGCAATATTCGAGCGTGATTGCGCGCGCCCTCGGACTTGAGGCGGAGGATGTGCGCCAGGTGGAGATCGGCGGGCGCGTGCACGATATCGGCAAGATCGGCGTGCGGGAGAGTGTGCTCAACAAGAACGGGCCCCTGACGGACGAGGAATACCAACACATCATGACGCATCCGATGGTTGGGTGGCGGATCCTGTCGCCGCTGCTGTCGGACATGCCCAAGGCCCTGAACATCGTGCGCTCGCACCACGAGCGGTTCGACGGCCGCGGCCTCCCGGACAAACTGGCCGGTGTAGACATCCCGCGTGAAGCGCGCATCGCCGCCGTGGCGGACACGTTCGACGCCATGACCAGCGCGCGGCCGTACCGGCCGGGGGTCCCGCTCCAGGCAACCGTCACCGAACTGCGACGCTGCGCCGGCACGCAGTTCGACCCGGAGGTTGTTGATGCATTCCTGGACTCCCTCTCGAGCGGAGCCATCGATCCCGCCACCCTCGAATCGTCCGCGTCGTCCACCCGCTGATTGCGGGACGAAAAGTCTCGCAGGTTGGTGCGTCCTTGTTCCGGATTGCCCTGGTGACCTCACCATTGTGTGACGTGGGTCACCGAGTTCCTAAGTGATGATCGGACAACGGCTTCTGGTTACATTGCACCCAGTTCATGCGGAGCATTCGGAATGGCGTTTGAAGGGCTTATGGTCAGCGTATCGGGCGTTCGGGGACGAGTCGGTCACGCCCTGACCCCAGAGGTCGTCGCGCAATTTGCCGCCGCGTTCGGGGCGTTCTCCCTGGGCCGATCGGGGTCGCGCACCGTGGTCGTGGGCCGGGACAGCCGCGTTTCGGGCCCCATGTTTCATCGCGCAGTATGCGCTGCCCTCCAGTCGGTGGGTGCGGATGTCCTCGACCTCGGGATGGTGCCGACTCCTACCGTTCAGCTGGCGGTTGAACACGCCCACGCAGCAGGGGGACTCGCGATCACGGCCAGTCACAACCCGGTCGAATGGAATGCGCTCAAGTTCATCGGTTCGTCGGGGCTCTTCCTGGATGCCCAGGAGGGGGCGGCGATGCGCGCCTTCCTCGACGGCGCGATTCCCCGGGCGACCTGGGACGGCCTGGGAGAGGTCCGCGAGGATGACGCGGCCATTGGGCGTCACATCGACGCCGTGCTCGCTCTGCCGCACCTCGACGTAGCAGGGATTCGGCAGCGCAAGTTCCGCGTCGCCCTGGATACCTGCCATGGGGCCGGATCACGCATCATGCCGCCGCTCTTGGAGGCGCTGGGATGCGAGGTCCACGTGATAAACGCCGAACCACACGGGCGCTTTCACCGGCCCCCCGAGCCGGTGGCGGAGAACCTCGGTGAACTGGAAGCGCTGGTCCGTTCGACCGGCGCTGTCGTGGGTTTTGCCACCGATCCGGATGTGGATCGATTGGCTGTGGTAGGCGACGCCGGAAAGGCGATTGGTGAGGATTGGACCCTCGCCCTGGCGGCGGACGTTGTCTTGTCGCGGACCCCAGGGACGGTCGTAACCAACCTGTCCACATCCCGGATTCTGGACGATGTCGCCTCGAGGCACGGCGGGCGCGTCGAACGTGCTCCGGTGGGCGAAGTCAACGTTGCGGTGAAGATGCGGGCGGTCGGCGCCGTCATTGGGGGGGAGGGGAACGGAGGGGTGATCCTCCCCGACCTTCACCTCGGTCGCGACGCCCCGCTCGCGGCCGCCCTGATCTTGCAGTTGTTGCACGTCCGTGGCGGCACGGTCTCTGCAATCGTCCATTCTTACCCGCAGTACCGGATCGTGAAGGACAAGCTGGATCGGCCGGACGCCAGCCTCGACTCGGTGTATGCGGCGCTGCGCGCGGGATTCCCGGACGCAGTAGTGGACACGCAGGACGGCCTCCGGCTCACATGGGAGGACCGCTGGGTGCATGTACGACCGTCGGGGACGGAACCCATCGTGCGAGTGATCGCCGAAGGGCCGACCGAAGCCGACGCAAAGGAGCTGGTCCGGCGTTGCCGGACCCCGTTGGATGCCCTCGCGAAAGGATAGGCCAAGGCCATGTGTGGAATTGTCGGGTATGTCGGTCGGCGCACTGCGACTCCCCTGTTGATCGAGGGGCTCAAGCGCCTCGAGTATCGCGGTTACGACTCTGCCGGCGTTGCGATCATGAACGGCAAGGGGGTCGAGACCGTCAAGGAGTCCGGAAAGATCGCGCGGTTGGAAGCGCTGTTGGCGTCGACCCCGGTGGTGGGCACCACCGGGATCGGGCATACCCGCTGGGCGACGCACGGACCGCCGAACCAGGTGAACGCGCACCCGCACACCAGTCAGGACGGCACCATTGCGGTGGTCCATAACGGGATCATTGAAAACGCGACGGTCCTCAAGAAGATGCTGGAGGGACTCGGCTACAAGTTCTCCTCCGACACGGACACCGAGGTCTTGGCGCATCTTATCGAGGAGTGCTTCGACGGCAACCTGGAAGACGCGGTCATCGAGGCCCTGTGGCAGGTGGAGGGGACCTACGGCATTGCTGTGATCTCGAGTGTTGACCAGCACAAGATCGTCGCCGCCCGCAAGGGGAGCCCGCTCCTCGTTGGCCTGGGGGAGAACGAGCACTTCGTGGCCTCAGACGTCTCGGCGATCCTCGCGCACACGCGGCAGGTGGTCTATCTGGACGACGGTGAAATGGCGGTGGTCGATCAATCCGGGTACCGGATCGTCGACCTCAACGCTACCGAAGTCCTCAAGAAGGTGGCGCACATTGACTGGGACCTCGGACAGATCGAGCGCGGCGGGTTCGCGCACTTCATGCTCAAGGAGATCTTCGAGCAGCCGCGCACCGTCGAGAACACGATGCGCGGGCGCCTGCTGCGCGATGAGGGCACCTCAAAGCTCGGTGGCCTGAACCTGACCGACGAAGAACTGCTCTCGTTCACCAACATCGTTATCACGGCGTGCGGCACGAGCTGGCACTCCGCGCTGATCGGCGAAAGTCTCATCGAAGAGCTCGCGCGTGTCCCGGTGGAAGTCGAGTACGCCTCGGAGTTCCGCTATCGCAACCCCATCGTCGACGAGCGGACCCTCTGCATTGCGATCTCGCAGTCCGGCGAGACCGCGGACACGCTGGCGGCCATGCGGGAAGCCAAGCGCCGCGGTGCCCGCACGTTAGGCATCGTGAACGTGGTAGGCTCGACCATCGCGCGCGAATCCGATGGTGGGATCTACATCCACGCGGGACCCGAGATTGGCGTGGCGTCGACCAAGGCGTTCACGAGCCAGGTCATCGCGCTGCTGCTGTTCACGCTCAAGCTGGCACGGCTGCGCGACCTGTCGCTCCTCCGCGGACGAGACGTGATCGACGGGATGCTCGCGTTGCCTGGCCAGATCCAGGACATCCTCGATCGGGCCCCGGAAATCGAGGAACTGGCCGAAGAGTTCAAGCGGGCGAGCAATTTCCTGTACCTCGGGCGCGGCTACAACTTCCCGGTGGCACTCGAGGGGGCGCTCAAGCTCAAGGAAATCAGCTATATCCACGCCGAGGGATATCCCGCGGCCGAGATGAAGCATGGGCCGATCGCGTTGATCGATGAGATGATGCCCGTGGTGTTCGTGGCGCCACACGACTCGGTCTTCGACAAGATCACCTCGAACGTCCACGAGGTAAAAGCGCGAAAGGGACGGGTCATTGCGGTCACCAGTCGCGACGAGCCCGCGCTGGCCGGCAAGATCGACTACGAGTTCCGCATCCCCGAGACCATCGACCTGCTCATGCCCATCCTGGCCTCGGTGCCGCTGCAGCTGCTTGCGTACTACGTCGCGGTGAAACGTGGCGCTAACGTCGACCAGCCGCGCAACCTCGCCAAGTCCGTCACGGTCGAGTAGGGCCGCACTTCGCAGGACCTGTTCACCAATGAAGGGGCCGACGTCATCACGTGACGTCGGCCCCTTGGCCATGTGCCTCTCCTGTCAACCGGAGTCGCCTCCCTTCGGCCGGCAGGCGCCAGGCCCACCCATTGACAAGCTTCAATACGCTGAGCGATACTACCCATCGAAGATCGTCGATATCTTATGCCCAAGACCCTCGAAATGATCGACCGTCGTCCCGGCGAGCGCTGCTGTGATACCAGTGCGCGGCCGTCCACGACGTTTGCCGCGGCCGAACGCGATGCCGAGGGCTTTGACCTCCTCGCCCACCCGGTGCGGCTGCAACTGCTCGATCTCCTCGCGCGAAACGCCGGCCGGGTCTGTGTCTGTGACCTCGAGGCCGCGGTTCCCGTGAAGCAGCCGACGGTGTCGCACCACCTCCGCCTGCTGCGGGAGGCTGGCGTCGTTGAGTCGGACAAGGTCGGAGTCTGGGCCTACTACCACATCAATCGGCCGCGATTGGCCGCGCTCCGGGAGCGACTGGCGCGACGGCTGGACCAGCTGACACAGGGGGTGAGTCGATGACGCAGACGAGTGCCCTCACCATTCGCCCGGCAATCGCGGAGGACCGCGCGCACGTCGTTCGGCTGCTCCGCGGCGCCGGCCTCCCCGAAGACGGACTCGACGAGCAGTTCGGGCCCGCCTATGCCGTCGCCGTCGCGAACGGTGCCATCGTGGGCGCCGAGGGAATGGAGCGATACGACACCGCCGGGCTCCTGCGCTCCGCAGTTGTTGCTCCTGACTGGCGAGGGAAGGGGATCGGCGAGGCCCTGACGCGCGATCGCCTCGCGTGGGCCGCGTCGAACGGGATCCGCGAGGTGTGGCTGCTGACGACGACCGCCGAGGCTTGGTTTCCGAGGTTTGGTTTTCAGCGGGCCGACCGTGCGGAGGCGCCAGCCTCCGTCCAGGCCTCGCGAGAGTTTGCCGAAGCCTGTCCGGCATCGGCGATTGCCATGCGCCGCGTCCAACCATGACATCGGCCATTCCACGGCGCCTGTGCGGCGTGGGCGGCTCCACACTGACCCTTGAGGAGATCGCAATGAGTGACGAGACGAGCTGCTGCGGCCCCACGTGCTGCAGCGATGATGCCGCCCCCGTGGCGACCGCGACGGTGTCGCTGGCCCGTGGGACCACAACGGAGCCGGGGGCGCAGGTCCGGGCTGTCGTGCGTGAGAAGTACGGGGAGGCCGCACGCCGGGCGGCCGAGGGGAAGGCGGCCACCTGTGGCTGCGGCACGTCCGGCTGTGGCAGCGAGGCCGCCGAAGTCTGGGACCCCATCACCACCAACCTCTACGATGCAGGGGAGGTCGCTGGCGTCCCGGCCGAGGCGCTCCTGGCATCGTTAGGTTGCGGCAACCCGACGGCTCTGGCCAACCTCAACGCGGGCGAACGGGTGCTGGATCTCGGGTCGGGAGGCGGGATCGACGTGCTGCTCTCGGCGCGACGCGTCGGGCCGACCGGCAAGGCCTACGGCCTCGACATGACCGATGAGATGCTGGCACTCGCCCAGGAAAACAAGGCGCGCAGCGGGCTCACGAACGTCGAGTTCCTTCGCGGCGAGATCGAGCACATCCCCCTGCCGGCGGCCAGCGTCGACGTGATCATCAGCAACTGCGTGATCAACCTGTCCGCCGACAAGCGGCAGGTCCTCCGTGAGGCGTACCGCGTGCTCGCTCCAGGTGGCCGCTTCGCCGTCTCTGACGTCGTGCTGCGCGGCGAGCTGCCGGACGATGTCCGGCGCAGCGTGGCCCTCTTCACCGGGTGCGTCAGCGGCGCCCTCACCGAGACGGAGTTCCTCGACTACTTGCGGGACGCCGGCTTTGAGTCTCCATCGATCGAGCCGACACGCGTCTATTCGCGCGAGGACGCGCAAGCGCTGCTCGACAGCGCGGGGCTTTCGGATCCGGCCCTCCTCGATGCGGTGGACGGCCGTGTGATGAGCGCCTTCATTCGGGCGCGCAAGCCGGGTCTCGCCACGCCATAGTCCCGGGTAGATTCCCGCGACATGCGAGTCCTTCTGCAACGAGTGTCGCGCGGCGCGGTCCGCATCCGGGAGCCCGACGGGGCCAGCCGCACGGCGGGCGCCGTCGGCCGCGGCTTTGTGCTCCTGGTGGGGTTCACCCATTCGGACACTGAGGCACAGGTTCGCTGGATGGCCGAGAAGGTCGTGGGGCTCCGGGTGTTCGAGGATGCGGATGGGAAAATGAACCTCGCCCTCGCGGACGTGGGCGGCGCGCTGCTCGTGGTCTCCCAGTTCACGCTTTATGGTGACAGCGCGAAAGGGCGTCGGCCCTCATTCGTCGAGGCGGCTCGGCCGGAAGTCGCCGTGCCCCTGTACGAGCTGTTCGTCGGCGCGCTCCGCGGCCACGGGGTGGAGGTTGCCACCGGCGAGTTCGGGGCGAGCATGGAGGTCGACTTGGTTAACGACGGGCCAGTGACGATGTGGCTCGAGCGATGAATGGCGCCCGGGTGGTCCTGGCCTCGCAGTCGCCGCGGCGACGGCAACTGCTGTCGCTCATCGGGATTCCGCACGAGGTGCGTCCGGCCGACATCGATGAGACCTTCGGGTCGGATGAGCAGCCCGTTCCTCACTGCGAGCGATTGGCCCGCGAAAAGGCGCTGACCATCGCGCGACAGGACCCTGAGGCGATCGTCATCGCGGCGGACACGATCGTGGTCCTGGACGGGGAAGTGCTCGGGAAACCCGCTGACGAGGCCGAGGCGCGCGAGATCCTCGCGCGGTTGTCGGGGCGGACGCATACGGTCCACACCGCGCTGGCGGTGGCTCGTGGACCAGTGATCCGCGCGGCGGTGGAGTCGGTGCAGGTCACCTTTCGCGAGTTGTCCCCCGAGAACATCGCCCGCTACGTCGCGACCGGGGAGCCGATGGACAAGGCTGGCGCCTACGGCATTCAGGGCTTTGGCGCCACGATCGTCCGTCGCATCGACGGGGACTACTTCGCCGTCATGGGGCTGGCGCTCGGTCGCCTCGTGGAGCTGCTGGGCGAGGTTGGCGTGACGTACCAGGTCGGCGTGGGGCTGCATGTTCCGCCGACCGTGCATGCGCCAGAAACGACGCGGGCGCCGTCAGGAAGCCAGTAACGACCCCGACGGCGCCCGCTGCCCGCAGTTGTGGTGTTACGCGCCCGGGCGTCGACCAGGCATGTTCGCGATGTTCTTCTCAAAGGTCGCCTTCTGCTCATCGGTCAGGACCGCCTTGATGTCCGCCTGCTGCTTCTGCATGAGATCCTGGCGCTTCTGACGGTCTTCCGGGGATGGCGGTGAGCCCGGCGTCATTTGTGGCATCTCCTTCTGGTACTTGGCGGTGATCGAGTCGACCTTCGCCTTCTGCGCGTCGGACAAGGTGATGCCCTGCATCATCATCTCCATCATCCGGGCCCCACCCATTCCGCGCCCACCGCCACCACCACCGCCCTGCGCCTGCACGTCCGAGCCGGCCACCGACAGGGCCAGCACGGCACCAGCTACTGCAACGAGGACCTTCTTCACGTTACCTCCACGTAAGGGGAACAACGGGTAGACTGCGCGAACGTGCTCGGTGTTAACGACGCGGCGGCCGAACGAAACGTTGGCCACAAGGGTGTTACCCCTCAGCGCGGATAATGCTCGCGCCAGTGCTGCACGCGCGCCAGCACGTGATCCACCGTGATCCGCAGCATGCGTCCCGGGCGATTCTCCATGCTGATCGGGTAGTCTTCGCCCGGGTCACCGTATGCATCCACAATGAGATCATGGAACCGGCGGTATGGGCCTGTTCGCTTTGGGTTTGTGTATCCGATCAGCGAGACCACTGGCCGGTCGAGGGCAACCGCCATGTGCAACGGGCCCGTGTCTGGCGCGATGACCAGCTGGGCGCCGTCAAGAATCGCGACAAGCCGGCGTAGTCCACTGCCGAGGGCGCTCACCGGCGGATGCGACGCGGCGCCCACGATGGCGGCCTCGGCCGCCAGCTCACGAGGTGACCGCCCACCCACAAGAACCGGCTGCAGTCCAAAGTCGGTCCAGAGGGCGTCGCACACGCGTGCCCAGCGATCTGGCAGCCAATCCTTCTCCGGCTTGCTGGTGGCGATCACCAGTGCGGCGTATGGCCTGCCGACTGACGCCACAAACTCCTGCTGCCACGGTCGCTCCTGGGGCCACGGGCCGAGGTTCCACGTGGGCGGTTCGGTCGGGATGCCTAACGCGTGCAGGAACTCGAAGTACTGGTCCTGCACGTGCTGGCCGACGGGGTGCGCGGGGATGCGATGGGTAGTGAAGAGCCAGTTCGCGTCGCGCGCGCGCGCGCGGTCAAAGCCGAGTTTCACCGGCGCGCGCGTGAAGGAGGTGACAATCCCTGCCTTGAAGTAGACCTGGAGGCCAAGGACAAGGTCCATCACTGGGCGCGCGTGCAGTGCCCGACGGACGTCGCGAAAGGCCCGCCACCCGCGCGCGCGGTCAAACTCGATGATGTCGTCGACGAGTGGGTGGCCGCGCACGAGGGTGGCGGGGCCGGGTTGAAGAACCCAGGACACGCGCGCATCCGGCCGTTGTCGCTTGAGGGCATGCAGCACGGGGAGGACATGCACCGCGTCGCCCACCGCGCTCATCATGACGATCCCGACATGGTCGAGGCCGGCCTGGATCGTCATGCGAGGAGGTCGACCGGGTGAGCTTCGCGCGCGGCGCGGCGCGACTCCTCGTCGGCAAGGACATGCGCGCGGAGCGCGTCCCAGTCGTCCGCACTGAAGGTGAGTGCGCCGGCAGCCCGGGATTTCTCGATGGAACGCAGGAGTCGGGCGAGGTTGGCGTCGCGCACGTGGGGATCGCCGCCGGGGGTGAACCGCACGCGGTCCACGTCGAGGACGACGGCGAGACGCGACCCGTCCGCTCGCTGGGTGATGAGGATGTTCTTCGCGTTGAGGTCCTGATGCCACGCCCCGGCGTCGGTCAAGGCCCCGATAAGAGTCGCCACCGTCGCCGTGAGGGCGCGGCGGCTCGGCGGATCCGTGTCGGACAACGTCGTCGCCAGGTCGCGGCCCTCAACTT
This window contains:
- a CDS encoding D-tyrosyl-tRNA(Tyr) deacylase; protein product: MRVLLQRVSRGAVRIREPDGASRTAGAVGRGFVLLVGFTHSDTEAQVRWMAEKVVGLRVFEDADGKMNLALADVGGALLVVSQFTLYGDSAKGRRPSFVEAARPEVAVPLYELFVGALRGHGVEVATGEFGASMEVDLVNDGPVTMWLER
- a CDS encoding arsenite methyltransferase, which translates into the protein MSDETSCCGPTCCSDDAAPVATATVSLARGTTTEPGAQVRAVVREKYGEAARRAAEGKAATCGCGTSGCGSEAAEVWDPITTNLYDAGEVAGVPAEALLASLGCGNPTALANLNAGERVLDLGSGGGIDVLLSARRVGPTGKAYGLDMTDEMLALAQENKARSGLTNVEFLRGEIEHIPLPAASVDVIISNCVINLSADKRQVLREAYRVLAPGGRFAVSDVVLRGELPDDVRRSVALFTGCVSGALTETEFLDYLRDAGFESPSIEPTRVYSREDAQALLDSAGLSDPALLDAVDGRVMSAFIRARKPGLATP
- a CDS encoding GNAT family N-acetyltransferase; the protein is MTQTSALTIRPAIAEDRAHVVRLLRGAGLPEDGLDEQFGPAYAVAVANGAIVGAEGMERYDTAGLLRSAVVAPDWRGKGIGEALTRDRLAWAASNGIREVWLLTTTAEAWFPRFGFQRADRAEAPASVQASREFAEACPASAIAMRRVQP
- a CDS encoding helix-turn-helix transcriptional regulator, yielding MPKTLEMIDRRPGERCCDTSARPSTTFAAAERDAEGFDLLAHPVRLQLLDLLARNAGRVCVCDLEAAVPVKQPTVSHHLRLLREAGVVESDKVGVWAYYHINRPRLAALRERLARRLDQLTQGVSR
- a CDS encoding glycosyltransferase family 9 protein, whose product is MTIQAGLDHVGIVMMSAVGDAVHVLPVLHALKRQRPDARVSWVLQPGPATLVRGHPLVDDIIEFDRARGWRAFRDVRRALHARPVMDLVLGLQVYFKAGIVTSFTRAPVKLGFDRARARDANWLFTTHRIPAHPVGQHVQDQYFEFLHALGIPTEPPTWNLGPWPQERPWQQEFVASVGRPYAALVIATSKPEKDWLPDRWARVCDALWTDFGLQPVLVGGRSPRELAAEAAIVGAASHPPVSALGSGLRRLVAILDGAQLVIAPDTGPLHMAVALDRPVVSLIGYTNPKRTGPYRRFHDLIVDAYGDPGEDYPISMENRPGRMLRITVDHVLARVQHWREHYPR
- the glmS gene encoding glutamine--fructose-6-phosphate transaminase (isomerizing), coding for MCGIVGYVGRRTATPLLIEGLKRLEYRGYDSAGVAIMNGKGVETVKESGKIARLEALLASTPVVGTTGIGHTRWATHGPPNQVNAHPHTSQDGTIAVVHNGIIENATVLKKMLEGLGYKFSSDTDTEVLAHLIEECFDGNLEDAVIEALWQVEGTYGIAVISSVDQHKIVAARKGSPLLVGLGENEHFVASDVSAILAHTRQVVYLDDGEMAVVDQSGYRIVDLNATEVLKKVAHIDWDLGQIERGGFAHFMLKEIFEQPRTVENTMRGRLLRDEGTSKLGGLNLTDEELLSFTNIVITACGTSWHSALIGESLIEELARVPVEVEYASEFRYRNPIVDERTLCIAISQSGETADTLAAMREAKRRGARTLGIVNVVGSTIARESDGGIYIHAGPEIGVASTKAFTSQVIALLLFTLKLARLRDLSLLRGRDVIDGMLALPGQIQDILDRAPEIEELAEEFKRASNFLYLGRGYNFPVALEGALKLKEISYIHAEGYPAAEMKHGPIALIDEMMPVVFVAPHDSVFDKITSNVHEVKARKGRVIAVTSRDEPALAGKIDYEFRIPETIDLLMPILASVPLQLLAYYVAVKRGANVDQPRNLAKSVTVE
- a CDS encoding M48 family metallopeptidase — translated: MPARLILTDISSTAWEHPADRAALNTLRSIPGFDQVVRKVAAFFGERGVRQMFLANAVRVGPNQRPRLWAQYQEVLETLDWKTVPELYVTQTPLVNAAAVGFDKPFIVMNSGLMELLDEEEQRDILGHELGHIMSGHTTYTTIAIIILTVGIQNLPFLAGMALLPFQLALMEWYRKAELSADRAGLLVTQNVRTNMGTFLKMAGGAEWGDKISIDAFIEQAEQYEGSSDFADKVWQIINTAFRTHPFGTVRAAEIQRWVKSGEYDRILGGDYRRRSDASTPPLSDDYVDAAGYYSQQARGAVDSFNEVVNRARDAFNSAFKGPSGT
- the glmM gene encoding phosphoglucosamine mutase yields the protein MAFEGLMVSVSGVRGRVGHALTPEVVAQFAAAFGAFSLGRSGSRTVVVGRDSRVSGPMFHRAVCAALQSVGADVLDLGMVPTPTVQLAVEHAHAAGGLAITASHNPVEWNALKFIGSSGLFLDAQEGAAMRAFLDGAIPRATWDGLGEVREDDAAIGRHIDAVLALPHLDVAGIRQRKFRVALDTCHGAGSRIMPPLLEALGCEVHVINAEPHGRFHRPPEPVAENLGELEALVRSTGAVVGFATDPDVDRLAVVGDAGKAIGEDWTLALAADVVLSRTPGTVVTNLSTSRILDDVASRHGGRVERAPVGEVNVAVKMRAVGAVIGGEGNGGVILPDLHLGRDAPLAAALILQLLHVRGGTVSAIVHSYPQYRIVKDKLDRPDASLDSVYAALRAGFPDAVVDTQDGLRLTWEDRWVHVRPSGTEPIVRVIAEGPTEADAKELVRRCRTPLDALAKG
- a CDS encoding PLP-dependent transferase; the encoded protein is MSRIFDDDLAYGFGTRAIHAGQRPDPVSGAIMTPIYQTSTYAQEALNQHKGYEYARGKNPTREALERNLASLENGVHGFAFGSGMGCMDSIMKLFKSGDRIVCADNLYGGTPRLFDRILVNYGLRFSYVDTRDPGQVADAMGPDVKAIVVETPTNPLMHLTDIAAVAAIAHSHGALLIVDNTFATPVFQRPLEQGADIVFHSTTKYLNGHSDMIGGAAIVRDDDLGARLQFILNSAGAVPGPFDAWLVLRGTKTLHLRMAAHDANGRAIAAFLADRLGDSRVFYPGLPSHPQHELAKRQMSGFGAMISFEMGSKESARTVMNRLKVFTIAESLGGVESLVNHPASMTHASVPVERRAMIGITDGLIRLSVGVEDQADLLKDLDQALA
- a CDS encoding response regulator, translating into MIHGPEHDHQPPALRCLVVDDEPNLRRVLMRVMQADGFACDEASSGVEALASLARRPVTLLLSDLHMPEMDGIGLLREVRGRYPDVAVVMITAVADVATAVSCLGAGAMDYLTKPFHIEEVRARVRQALDKRRLVLENRDYQERLEERVAMQSHRLEQLFLASIQSLADALEVKDTYTHGHSVRVSQYSSVIARALGLEAEDVRQVEIGGRVHDIGKIGVRESVLNKNGPLTDEEYQHIMTHPMVGWRILSPLLSDMPKALNIVRSHHERFDGRGLPDKLAGVDIPREARIAAVADTFDAMTSARPYRPGVPLQATVTELRRCAGTQFDPEVVDAFLDSLSSGAIDPATLESSASSTR
- the maf gene encoding septum formation inhibitor Maf, encoding MNGARVVLASQSPRRRQLLSLIGIPHEVRPADIDETFGSDEQPVPHCERLAREKALTIARQDPEAIVIAADTIVVLDGEVLGKPADEAEAREILARLSGRTHTVHTALAVARGPVIRAAVESVQVTFRELSPENIARYVATGEPMDKAGAYGIQGFGATIVRRIDGDYFAVMGLALGRLVELLGEVGVTYQVGVGLHVPPTVHAPETTRAPSGSQ